One stretch of Anolis carolinensis isolate JA03-04 chromosome 3, rAnoCar3.1.pri, whole genome shotgun sequence DNA includes these proteins:
- the jmjd1c gene encoding probable JmjC domain-containing histone demethylation protein 2C isoform X1 — protein sequence MAAVESRPELVGKRFLCLGLGEEPPPEKGRWRAGVIRTVSHRDSLSPELSVYVEFDDLEWEKREWVKVYEDFAAFLVEYQLVWAKRKDPSQTQGSKIKHIQWPALTFKPLVGKSVYNSITAVEFLVDKQLDFVTEDSAFQPYQDDIDSLNPVLRDNPQLQEEVKIWVKEQKVQEIFMQGPYSLNGYRVRVYRQDSATQWFTGIITHHDLFTRTMIVMNDQVLEPQNVDPSMVQMTFLDDVVHSLLKGENIGITSRRRSRSNQNSNTAHGHYTRAQANSPRPAMNSQTTAPKQNSHQQQRTARPNKRKGSDSSIPDEEKTREEKYDYIGQGENPKNKNKLFVSKRRKPEDDEKKLSMKRQRIDNTSDYSESSDSENSNKRLTDSSSDHNSENELKSKNISKINGKEGKSQNSSVVEEQTLIDSQSPWHEMQENKKHEEGERPESTDLELEEISVHHAEQSTVYDRRGDDECSQECNTEKQQPRELLPNEQFMPTCPTPKGCIDTNMENSSTNEAQENISNTFGLQACQKMELPVSDTKHLFTNTNFLEVRKLGTDENWINNVSKMDLIHPKVVKNVSASEHVSSENVHYGSVSSLSVIAVAEEGRVRKQSPVPDTIKSKPSSLAENPKMKSNSSPEVKYKHAQSPDTVKSKVNYLNSHVTGVTRSAIKTEHDLPRSSFHPVPARVSSLETTKSPLIIDKNEHFTVYRDPALIGQEPGTNHISPYLHHHNYPPHSTSHRTCLNPNPHHSALTGAPHLLAGSSNQPPLSAINTHSLSSASHHSVHHPHLLPAVLPGVPTASLLGGHPRLETAHASSLSHLALAHQQQQQMLQHQSPQLLGQAHPSASYNHLGLYPIIWQYPNGAHAYSGLGIPSSKWVHSEASVNTETPLRRNTPSPWLHQPTPVTSADSLGLLSHLPVRPSSAEPHRPVKLTTHSSPPLSKGIVDHHRKEELERKGIFEPLRSVAAATAKSDLEHNKTQAVKEGHLQRHFIDPLQRSLQETGERLSKYKEEHRRILQESIEVAPFTAKIKALEGERETYSRIMPLSSSPKSHGAKHDKDSELYKMKHSVPQSLPQSNYFTTLSNSVVNEPPRTYSSKEVSGVCADKQSICPSTAASQSLTSFTSSLSKPPPLIKHQPEAESSIGKITDQLSQQVTSHSVSAFRNDSRSPTQLSISSSSALRTMPALHRAPVFHPPVHHSLERKEGSYNSLSPPTLTPVQPVNAGSKIHELQKPPTLLPEPKEAQNVYKNTMEQKISEMWKSNNVPNHDKMEWHIDRSSGKSSSATASVIVRPPSSTKYDTVSVVYSTPKERVTERALTGTNQTDGLKPAEVRETERIVLPNVNSDTIHAQYENNFPAASQGSVPSSVTPTTTMLCSTKTDVTTSVASTSIPTMGSSEVNYCLSNAAVVCSSVESTASRAINQEVAHIQECGVSTTAPVTLPCSKMESILQASSVFSATSDFIHLKKHKAALAAAQFKNISASDIESNAVKNPIYSASASLDSTVISSTINKVNIVGNGQVSQTSQANYHTKLKKAWLTRHSEEDKNSNKKENSGNSVSEIIKPCSVNLIVSTSNDLQNNMDSKILGEKLVKEEKHTRRKTKRTYESGSDSGDSDESESKSEQRTKRQPKPTYKKKQNDLQKKKGDTEEEVKPNGVLSRSAKEKSKLKLQSGSVNTGIPRSVLKDWRKVKKLKQTGESFLQDDSCYEIGPNLQKCRECRLVRSKKGEEAAHSPVFCRFYYFRRLSFSKNGVVRIDGFSSPDQYDDEAMSLWTHENYDDDELDLETCKYILEHIGDKFCELVTSEKTAMSWVKKDAKIAWKRAVRGVREMCDACEATLFNIHWVCQKCGFVVCLDCYKAKERKSSRDKELYAWMKCVKGQPHDHKHLMPTQIIPGSVLMELLEAMHTFREKHEIKFHCQCTSKQNLHVGKLPSINGVSQILQNVLNHSNKISLCITESQQQKVSQKTETNGNTSPGSDISTDGKLTPPESQSPLHWLADLAEQKAREEKKENKDCPLGKHAKEEQDQDSSESLNYKMSTPLSQNNEQGSTLRDLLTTTAGKLRLGSTDAGIAFAPVYSTGTASSKGGRTMPNILDDIIASVVENKIPPNRTPKITAKSEVKDEPKDEKIFIMDDSSTLFIDVPHVWICDKHVLWLSDHKNCNNWKLFKDCWKQGKPALVSGLHKKLNATLWKADIISSDFGDLKADLLNCKDSITSSGSVKEFWDGFEDVSTHSLICVFAERQKIKNGETVVLKLKDLPSGEDFKTMMPARYEDLLKSLPLPEYCNPEGKLNLASCMPGFFVRPDLGPRLCSAYGVIAAKDHDIGTTNLHIEVSDVVNILVNVSIAKGSGVPSKSGVLKKFEEEDLDDFLRKRLKDSSELPGALWHIYASKDTDKIREFLQKVGKEQGLDVLPEHDPIRDQSWYVNKKLRQRLFEEYGVKTCTLIQFLGDAIILPAGALHQVQNFHSCIQVTEDFVSPEHLVQSFHLTQELRLSKEEINYDDKLQIKNILYHAVKEIVRALKIHEHEAEDVEEN from the exons GTCCATATTCCTTAAACGGCTATAGAGTGAGAGTATACAGACAGGATTCTGCCACCCAGTGGTTCACTGGTATAATTACTCATCATGATTTGTTCACTCGCACTATGATTGTTATGAATGATCAG GTTTTAGAACCACAAAATGTTGATCCCTCTATGGTTCAGATGACCTTTCTAGATGATGTCGTTCATTCTTTGTTGAAAGGTGAAAATATTGGCATTACATCGCGGCGCAGGTCTCGGTCCAACCAGAACAGCAACACAGCTCAC GGGCACTATACCAGAGCGCAAGCAAATAGCCCAAGGCCAGCAATGAATTCCCAGACCACAGCACCAAAACAAAATTCACATCAGCAGCAACGGACTGCTCGTCCAAATAAAAGGAAAGGCTCTGATAGTAGTATCCCTGATGAAGAGAAAACTAGAGAGGAAAAATACGACTATATCGGTCAAGGAG aaaatcccaaaaataaaaacaagcttTTTGTTTCGAAAAGAAGAAAACCTGAAGATGATGAAAAGAAATTAAGTATGAAGAGACAGCGGATAGATAACACCTCAGACTATTCCGAGAGCAGTGACTCAGAGAATTCAAACAAAAGATTGACAGATTCTTCATCAGATCATAATTCAGAGAATGAATTGAAAAGCAAGAATATTTCAAAGATAaatgggaaagaaggaaaatctCAGAACAGTAGTGTGGTAGAAGAACAAACACTAATAGACAGCCAGTCTCCCTGGCatgaaatgcaggaaaataaaaaGCATGAAGAAGGAGAAAGGCCAGAGTCAACTGACCTGGAGCTGGAAGAAATTTCAGTCCATCACGCTGAACAATCAACAGTTTATGATCGGAGAGGCGATGATGAATGCAGTCAAGAGTGTAATacagaaaaacaacaacccagGGAACTTTTGCCAAATGAACAATTTATGCCCACCTGTCCTACACCGAAAGGTTGTATTGATACAAATATGGAGAACAGTTCAACTAATGAAGCCCAGGAAAATATATCAAATACTTTTGGATTGCAAGCATGTCAGAAAATGGAACTGCCTGTCAGTGATACAAAACACCTGTTTACAAATACAAACTTTTTGGAAGTAAGAAAATTGGGCACTGATGAGAACTGGATTAATAATGTCAGTAAAATGGATTTGATACACCCAAAAGTTGTGAAAAATGTGTCAGCAAGTGAACATGTTTCTTCTGAAAATGTTCACTATGGTTCTGTGTCATCTTTATCTGTAATAGCTGTAGCAGAAGAGGGCAGAGTGCGGAAACAAAGTCCGGTCCCTGATACGATTAAGTCAAAACCTAGTTCACTGGCCGAAAACCCCAAAATGAAGTCTAATTCTTCACCTGAGGTTAAATATAAACATGCCCAGTCTCCTGATACTGTGAAGTCAAAGGTTAATTACCTGAACAGCCATGTTACTGGAGTAACAAGGTCAGCAATTAAAACTGAGCATGATTTGCCTAGGTCTAGCTTCCATCCAGTTCCAGCTAGAGTTAGTTCATTAGAAACTACTAAAAGTCCTCTTATCATTGACAAGAATGAACATTTCACAGTTTACCGAGATCCCGCTCTTATTGGACAAGAACCGGGAACTAACCATATATCGCCATATTTACATCATCATAACTACCCCCCTCATTCCACTTCCCACAGAACTTGTTTAAATCCAAACCCTCACCATTCTGCCCTAACTGGTGCACCCCATCTATTAGCTGGATCGTCAAACCAACCCCCTTTGTCTGCTATTAATACGCATTCTCTGAGTAGTGCATCTCACCATTCTGTTCATCACCCACATCTGCTTCCTGCAGTGTTACCTGGAGTGCCTACAGCCTCTTTATTGGGAGGCCATCCACGACTAGAGACTGCTCATGCTAGCAGCTTAAGCCATTTGGCATTAGCACACCAGCAGCAACAACAGATGTTACAGCATCAGTCACCACAACTTCTTGGGCAAGCCCATCCTTCTGCTTCATATAATCACCTGGGACTTTATCCAATTATTTGGCAGTACCCAAATGGAGCACATGCTTACTCAGGACTTGGAATACCTTCATCTAAATGGGTCCATTCTGAAGCTTCTGTTAATACTGAGACTCCTCTGAGAAGG AATACTCCTAGTCCGTGGTTACATCAACCCACCCCTGTGACCTCAGCTGACAGTCTTGGGTTACTGAGTCACCTACCTGTAAGACCATCCAGTGCAGAGCCTCATCGACCAGTCAAATTGACAACACATTCTAGTCCTCCATTGTCAAAAGGCATTGTGGATCATCATCGTAAAGA AGAGCTGGAAAGAAAAGGGATTTTCGAACCTTTACGTTCTGTTGCGGCTGCTACAGCAAAGTCTGATTTAGAGCATAACAAAACACAGGCTGTGAAAGAAGGCCATTTGCAAAGACATTTCATAGACCCATTGCAAAGATCACTTCAAGAGACTGGAGAGAGACTAAGCAAGTATAAAGAAGAACACAGGCGAATACTTCAAGAAAGTATTGAGGTTGCTCCTTTTACAGCTAAAATCAAGGCACTTGAGGGGGAAAGGGAGACTTATTCCAGAATCATGCCATTATCTTCTAGCCCTAAAAGCCATGGAGCAAAACATGACAAAGATTCAGAACTCTATAAGATGAAGCACTCAGTGCCACAGAGCTTGCCTCAAAGTAACTACTTTACCACCCTTTCTAACAGTGTAGTGAATGAACCACCGCGAACATACTCATCCAAAGAAGTTTCAGGTGTATGTGCTGATAAACAGAGTATTTGCCCTTCAACAGCTGCTTCTCAGTCTCTTACGTCTTTCACTTCATCTCTTTCAAAACCACCACCATTGATTAAACATCAGCCGGAAGCCGAAAGCTCAATAGGCAAGATAACTGATCAACTTTCACAGCAGGTAACTTCTCATTCAGTTAGTGCTTTTAGAAATGACTCCAGAAGTCCTACACAGTTGTCAATTTCATCCTCAAGTGCACTCCGAACAATGCCTGCTTTACACAGAGCACCAGTATTTCACCCTCCAGTCCATCATAGcttggagagaaaggaaggaagttaCAATAGTCTTTCTCCTCCAACCCTCACCCCAGTGCAGCCAGTGAATGCCGGCAGCAAAATTCATGAATTACAAAAGCCTCCAACTTTGTTACCTGAGCCAAAAGAAGCACAAAATGTTTACAAGAACACTATGGAGCAAAAAATTTCGGAAATGTGGAAGAGTAATAATGTTCCAAATCATGATAAAATGGAATGGCATATTGATCGAAGTAGTGGGAAATCGTCATCGGCCACTGCTTCTGTCATTGTGCGTCCACCTTCAAGTACGAAGTATGATACTGTATCTGTAGTGTACTCAACTCCCAAAGAACGAGTCACTGAGAGAGCATTGACAGGGACAAACCAGACAGATGGCCTGAAACCAGCGGAAGTCAGAGAGACTGAACGCATCGTTCTTCCGAATGTGAACTCGGACACAATTCATGCCCAGTATGAGAACAACTTTCCAGCTGCTTCCCAGGGCAGCGTTCCCAGTTCGGTCACGCCTACTACAACTATGCTGTGCAGTACCAAAACGGATGTAACCACATCTGTGGCTTCTACTAGCATTCCAACCATGGGCAGTTCAGAAGTGAATTACTGTTTATCCAATGCAGCAGTAGTCTGCTCTTCAGTAGAGAGTACTGCTTCTAGAGCCATAAACCAGGAAGTAGCACACATACAAGAATGTGGTGTCAGCACCACGGCTCCAGTTACACTACCCTGCAGCAAAATGGAAAGTATTCTTCAAGCCAGTTCGGTCTTCTCTGCAACATCTGATTTTATTCACTTGAAAAAACACAAAGCAGCACTGGCTGCAGCTCAGTTTAAAAATATCAGTGCCAGTGATATAGAGTCTAATGCTGTGAAAAATCCAATATATTCAGCCTCTGCTTCCCTAGACAGTACTGTCATCTCTAGTACAATAAACAAAGTGAATATTGTAGGCAATGGGCAAGTTTCCCAGACGAGCCAAGCAAACTACCACACAAAACTGAAAAAAGCTTGGCTCACaagacattcagaagaagataaaaacagtaataaaaaagaGAATTCCGGGAACAGTGTATCAGAAATTATCAAGCCATGTAGTGTTAACTTAATAGTTTCAACATCAAATGATTTGCAAAATAACATGGATAGTAAAATCCTTGGGGAAAAGCTTGTGAAGGAGGAAAAACACACACGGAGAAAAACAAAAAGGACTTACGAATCTGGCTCTGACAGTGGAGATTCTGATGAAAGTGAGAGCAAATCAGAGCAAAGGACGAAACGGCAGCCAAAGCCAActtacaaaaagaaacaaaatgatttgcaaaagaaaaagggagaCACAGAAGAAGAAGTCAAACCAAATGGTGTTCTCAGCAGGAGTGCCAAAGAAAAAAGCAAACTGAAGTTGCAAAGTGGCAGTGTTAATA CTGGCATACCTCGTTCAGTGTTGAAGGACTGGCGCAAAGTAAAGAAGCTGAAGCAAACTGGAGAATCCTTTTTGCAAGATGACTCATGCTATGAAATAGGACCCAACCTACAAAAATGCAGAGAATGCCGCCTGGTCAGAAGTAAGAAAGGTGAAGAAGCAGCTCACTCACCAGTGTTCTGTAGATTCTATTACTTTCGCCG GCTTTCTTTTAGTAAAAATGGAGTGGTTAGGATTGATGGTTTTTCCTCTCCTGATCAGTATGATGATGAAGCGATGAGTTTATGGACGCAtgaaaattatgatgatgatgaattggaCCTGGAAACTTGTAAATATATCTTAGAACATATAGGTGACAAATTTTGTGAATTAGTGACATCTGAGAAAACAGCCATGTCTTGGGTCAAAAAAGATG CCAAAATTGCTTGGAAGAGAGCAGTCAGAGGAGTCCGTGAAATGTGTGATGCCTGTGAAGCCACCCTGTTTAACATTCACTGGGTTTGCCAAAAATGTGGATTTGTGGTCTGCTTAGATTGCTACAAAGCTAAAGAACGGAAGAGCTCTAGAG ATAAAGAACTATATGCTTGGATGAAATGTGTGAAAGGACAACCCCATGAtcacaaacatttaatgccaactcAGATTATTCCTGGATCTG ttttaatggaacTTCTTGAAGCAATGCACACTTTTAGAGAGAAACATGAAATTAAATTCCATTGCCAGTGTACCAGCAAACAGAATTTACACGTTGGAAAGTTGCCTTCAATAAATGGTGTGTCTCAG ATTTTACAGAATGTTCTTAATCACAGTAATAAAATTTCTCTGTGCATAACTGAGTCACAACAGCAGAAAGTATCTCAAAAAACTGAGACAAATGGTAACACAAGTCCTGGCAGTGATATAAGCACAGATGGCAAGTTAACTCCACCAGAATCGCAGTCACCACTGCATTGGTTGGCAGATCTAGCAGAGCAAAAAGctagagaagaaaaaaaag AAAACAAAGATTGTCCtcttggaaaacatgcaaaggaaGAGCAGGACCAAGACAGTTCAGAATCTCTTAACTACAAGATGTCAACACCTTTGTCTCAAAACAACGAGCAGGGCTCAACTCTACGAGACTTGCTGACTACTACTGCTGGCAAACTGCGTCTTGGCTCTACAGATGCTGGCATTGCCTTTGCTCCAGTGTATTCAACAGGAACTGCA AGTAGCAAAGGCGGAAGGACTATGCCAAACATCCTTGATGACATCATTGCTTCAGTTGTGGAAAACAAGATCCCACCGAATCGAACGCCAAAGATAACTGCAAAATCTGAAGTAAAGGATGAACCAAAGGATGAAAAAATTTTTATCATGGATGATTCCAGCACATTGTTTATTGATGTTCCACATGTTTGGATATGTGATAAACATGTTTTATGGCTGAGTGATCATAAAAACTGTAACAACTGGAAACTTTTCAAAGATTGTTGGAAGCAAGGAAAG cctgcatTGGTGTCTGGGCTGCACAAGAAACTGAATGCCACCTTGTGGAAGGCAGATATCATTAGTTCGGATTTTGGTGATCTCAAGGCTGATCTCTTGAACTGCAAAGACAGCATTACTTCAAGCGGCAGTGTCAAGGAATTTTGGGACGGCTTTGAAGATGTTTCAA CACATTCACTGATCTGTGTGTTTGCAGAGCGGCAAAAAATAAAAAACGGAGAAACTGTTGTACTTAAATTGAAAGACTTACCTTCAGGTGAAGACTTCAAAACCATGATGCCAGCAAG ATATGAAGATTTATTAAAAAGTTTACCACTGCCTGAATATTGTAACCCCGAAGGAAAGCTCAATTTGGCTTCATGTATGCCAGGTTTTTTTGTGCGTCCAGATCTAGGACCCAGATTATGCAGTGCATATG GTGTAATTGCTGCTAAAGACCATGATATAGGAACTACAAATCTTCATATCGAAGTATCTGATGTGGTGAACATCCTTGTCAATGTTAGCATAGCAAAAGGAAGTGGAGTCCCTTCAAAATCAG GGGTGCTAAAGAAGTTTGAAGAAGAAGATTTGGatgattttttaagaaaaagactGAAGGATTCAAGTGAATTACCTGGTGCTCTGTGGCATATTTATGCCAGTAAGGATACTGACAAGATAAGAGAATTTCTGCAAAAG gtaggaaaagaacaaggtttagaTGTTCTACCAGAACATGATCCAATCCGTGATCAGAGTTGGTATGTAAACAAAAAACTACGTCAAAGGCTGTTTGAAGAATATGGAGTAAAAACCTGCACTCTTATCCAGTTCCTTGGTGATGCTATTATTTTACCAGCAGGAGCACTTCACCAG GTGCAGAATTTTCATAGCTGCATTCAAGTAACAGAAGACTTTGTGTCTCCAGAACACCTTGTACAATCATTCCACTTAACACAAGAACTGAGGCTCTCAAAGGAAGAAATCAATTATGATGATAAGCTGCAG attaaaaatatCTTATATCATGCAGTTAAGGAAATAGTGAGAGCTTTGAAGATTCACGAACATGAAGCAGAAGATGTGGAAGAAAATTGA